One part of the Roseomonas gilardii genome encodes these proteins:
- the phaR gene encoding polyhydroxyalkanoate synthesis repressor PhaR, whose protein sequence is MVEPTRLREMPDDDATGSSQAPGQGPSQPAKPPVVVKKYANRRLYNTESSSYVTLEDLAQMVRAGRDFVVYDAKSGDDITRSVLTQIIVEEESKGSAMLPTSFLRQLIGLYGGNMQTVVPRYLETVMTGFAQQQEQIRRSVEAMGGLTPFPTPFAGFEELGKQNMAMMERAMTLFSPFSGTRREGSAPPSEVELLREELAAVKEELAKAKAGKG, encoded by the coding sequence ATGGTCGAACCAACGAGGCTCCGCGAAATGCCGGATGACGACGCCACCGGGTCCAGTCAGGCGCCGGGCCAGGGGCCTTCCCAGCCGGCCAAGCCGCCGGTGGTGGTGAAGAAATACGCCAACCGCCGCCTCTATAACACCGAGAGCAGCTCCTACGTCACCCTGGAGGACCTCGCCCAGATGGTCCGGGCCGGGCGCGACTTCGTCGTCTATGATGCCAAGTCGGGCGACGACATCACCCGCTCGGTGCTGACGCAGATCATCGTCGAGGAGGAATCGAAGGGCAGCGCCATGCTGCCGACCTCCTTCCTGCGCCAGTTGATCGGCCTCTATGGCGGCAACATGCAGACCGTGGTGCCGCGCTACCTGGAAACGGTGATGACCGGCTTCGCTCAGCAGCAGGAGCAGATCCGCCGTTCCGTGGAGGCGATGGGCGGCCTGACCCCGTTCCCCACGCCCTTCGCCGGCTTCGAGGAGCTGGGCAAGCAGAACATGGCGATGATGGAACGCGCCATGACCCTCTTCAGCCCCTTCAGCGGCACGCGCCGCGAAGGCTCCGCCCCGCCGAGCGAGGTCGAGCTGCTGCGCGAGGAACTGGCCGCGGTGAAGGAGGAACTGGCCAAGGCCAAGGCGGGGAAGGGCTGA
- a CDS encoding alpha/beta fold hydrolase: protein MVPPHSSRSSCDAWQSWSGAWPVSARTRREALRLLGDLDASGSSADELRAAVARRILDLDSGLIGGLAAYRRQPPSPDRPGHPVLWQEGASRLLDHGSPGATGPTLLFVPSLVNRAWVLDLMPGHSILAWLAEQGARPLLLDWGYPGDVERGMDLTGFVAGRLERALAAAPGPVVLAGYCMGGLLALAAAMRRPDRVRALALLATPWDFHAGDQAPRARSLAGLLPLLEPMLATTGTLPVEVIQALFAQLDPFGVARKFRAFARLKPGSERAAHFVALEDWLNDGVPLPAPVARECLGGWYGQNTSARLQWRVAGEAVDPARWQGPAFVAIPHRDRIVPPDNARALAEALPGAVRHDAAAGHIGMVAGRTAETALWRPLLDWVRGLG from the coding sequence ATGGTTCCGCCGCACTCGTCGAGATCCTCCTGCGACGCGTGGCAGAGCTGGAGCGGCGCCTGGCCGGTCTCGGCCCGGACCCGGCGGGAGGCGCTGCGCCTGCTGGGCGACCTCGACGCGTCCGGGTCAAGCGCCGATGAGCTGCGGGCCGCGGTGGCGCGCCGCATCCTCGACCTCGACTCGGGGCTGATCGGCGGCCTCGCGGCCTATCGCCGGCAGCCGCCGTCCCCGGACCGCCCGGGGCATCCCGTCCTCTGGCAGGAAGGCGCCAGCCGGCTGCTGGACCATGGGTCGCCCGGGGCCACCGGCCCCACCCTGCTCTTCGTGCCCTCCCTGGTGAACCGGGCCTGGGTGCTGGACCTGATGCCCGGGCATTCGATCCTGGCCTGGCTGGCGGAACAGGGCGCGCGCCCCCTGCTGCTGGACTGGGGCTATCCCGGCGATGTGGAGCGGGGGATGGACCTGACCGGCTTCGTCGCCGGGCGGCTGGAACGCGCCCTGGCGGCGGCGCCCGGGCCGGTGGTGCTGGCGGGCTATTGCATGGGCGGGCTGCTGGCCCTGGCGGCGGCGATGCGGCGGCCGGACCGGGTGCGCGCCCTCGCCCTGCTCGCCACGCCCTGGGACTTCCATGCGGGGGATCAGGCGCCCCGCGCGCGCAGCCTCGCCGGCCTGCTGCCGCTGCTGGAGCCGATGCTCGCCACCACGGGCACCCTGCCGGTCGAGGTGATCCAGGCCCTCTTCGCCCAGCTCGATCCGTTCGGCGTGGCGCGCAAGTTCCGCGCCTTCGCCCGGCTGAAGCCGGGTTCCGAGCGGGCGGCGCATTTCGTGGCGCTGGAGGACTGGCTGAACGACGGCGTCCCCCTGCCCGCCCCGGTGGCGCGGGAATGCCTGGGCGGCTGGTACGGGCAGAACACCTCCGCCCGCCTGCAATGGCGCGTGGCGGGCGAGGCCGTCGATCCGGCGCGCTGGCAGGGCCCGGCCTTCGTGGCCATCCCGCACCGCGACCGCATCGTGCCGCCCGACAATGCCCGCGCCCTGGCCGAGGCCCTGCCCGGCGCGGTGCGGCACGACGCGGCGGCGGGGCATATCGGCATGGTCGCCGGGCGCACGGCCGAAACGGCACTGTGGCGGCCGCTGCTGGACTGGGTGCGCGGGCTGGGATGA
- a CDS encoding CBU_0592 family membrane protein yields MTELLERLTLVDLVGSIGTLMVVAAYFLTQARLLAATGLAFPLINLCGSGLIALSLSRNFNLASALMEFFWVGISLLGIVQALRERSRRIGP; encoded by the coding sequence ATGACGGAACTGCTGGAACGGCTGACCCTGGTGGATCTCGTGGGCTCCATCGGGACGCTGATGGTGGTGGCGGCCTACTTCCTGACCCAGGCCCGTCTCCTGGCCGCGACCGGCCTGGCCTTCCCGCTCATCAACCTCTGCGGTTCGGGGCTGATCGCCCTGTCCCTGTCGCGGAACTTCAACCTCGCCTCGGCGCTGATGGAGTTCTTCTGGGTCGGGATCAGCCTGCTCGGCATCGTCCAGGCGTTGCGGGAACGGAGCCGGCGCATCGGGCCCTGA
- a CDS encoding aldo/keto reductase, producing the protein MPARQHYAPPGPLGFGGAPLGNMFERVSDADATATLQAAWDCGIRYFDTAPEYGPGISEHRFGEFLRNHPRDGFVLSTKVGRLLRADASKGGRHGPFVAGLPFRVDYDYTADGTRRSIEDSLQRLGLARIDVAYIHDCAEDAHGPRWREVFDTAMKGAAMALTKLREEGVIRAWGLGVNRVEPCVLALEQADPDVFLLAGRYSLLNQPALEELFPRCAERGAHVVVGGPYNSGLIAGGRNFEYQEASAEKVAARDRLAAIAKEHGVDLRAAALQFCAAPEVVCSVIPGTKNPQRVRENVELMRQPIPAGFWQALKQDGILPEAAPVPGG; encoded by the coding sequence ATGCCCGCCCGCCAGCACTATGCCCCGCCCGGCCCCCTCGGCTTCGGCGGCGCGCCCCTGGGCAACATGTTCGAGCGTGTCTCCGATGCCGATGCCACAGCCACGCTCCAGGCCGCCTGGGACTGCGGCATCCGCTACTTCGACACCGCACCGGAATATGGGCCCGGCATTTCCGAGCACCGCTTCGGCGAGTTCCTGCGCAACCACCCGCGCGACGGGTTCGTGCTCTCCACCAAGGTCGGGCGGCTGCTGCGGGCCGATGCCAGCAAGGGCGGGCGGCACGGGCCCTTCGTCGCCGGCCTGCCCTTCCGGGTGGACTACGACTACACCGCCGACGGCACCCGCCGCTCGATCGAGGACAGCCTGCAGCGCCTGGGCCTGGCCCGCATCGATGTGGCCTATATCCATGACTGCGCCGAGGACGCGCATGGCCCCCGCTGGCGCGAGGTCTTCGACACCGCGATGAAGGGCGCCGCCATGGCGCTGACGAAGCTGCGGGAGGAAGGCGTGATCCGCGCCTGGGGCCTGGGGGTGAACCGGGTCGAGCCCTGCGTCCTGGCGCTGGAACAGGCCGATCCGGATGTCTTCCTGCTGGCCGGCCGCTACAGCCTGCTGAACCAGCCGGCACTGGAGGAGCTTTTCCCCCGCTGTGCCGAGCGGGGCGCGCATGTGGTGGTGGGCGGCCCGTACAATTCCGGCCTGATCGCCGGCGGCCGGAACTTCGAGTACCAGGAAGCCTCCGCCGAGAAGGTCGCCGCGCGCGACCGCCTCGCCGCCATCGCGAAGGAGCATGGCGTGGACCTGCGCGCCGCCGCCCTGCAGTTCTGCGCCGCGCCGGAGGTGGTCTGCTCCGTGATCCCCGGCACCAAGAACCCGCAACGGGTGCGGGAGAACGTGGAACTGATGCGCCAGCCCATCCCGGCCGGTTTCTGGCAGGCGCTGAAGCAGGACGGGATCCTGCCCGAGGCGGCGCCCGTGCCGGGGGGATAG
- a CDS encoding SDR family oxidoreductase, whose protein sequence is MCGASRGMGRAIALALAREGMVLTIAARTPDTIQAAAAAIAAETGARVTPVAADLTTEAGRAAVLAACPEPDVLVNNGDGMPPGDFRDWDRDTWMRALDMMMLSPIQMIRGVVDGMMARGFGRIVNLASRSVKSPHAELGLSNGARAGLVNFCAGLSRQTVARGVTINNVLPGIVATEAQEAHVRGLVAMTGRPYEAIWAERAAANPAKRYGTAEEIAAAVAFLCSAQAGFITGQSLLADGGQFPGCF, encoded by the coding sequence GTGTGCGGCGCAAGCCGCGGCATGGGCCGGGCCATCGCCCTGGCCCTGGCGCGGGAGGGCATGGTGCTGACCATCGCCGCCCGCACCCCGGACACCATCCAGGCGGCCGCCGCCGCCATCGCGGCGGAAACCGGTGCCCGCGTCACCCCCGTCGCGGCGGACCTGACCACCGAGGCCGGGCGGGCCGCCGTGCTGGCGGCCTGCCCGGAGCCGGATGTGCTGGTGAACAACGGCGACGGCATGCCGCCCGGCGACTTCCGCGACTGGGACCGCGACACCTGGATGCGGGCGCTGGACATGATGATGCTCTCGCCGATCCAGATGATCCGCGGCGTGGTGGACGGCATGATGGCGCGCGGCTTCGGGCGGATCGTGAACCTCGCCTCCCGCAGTGTGAAGTCGCCGCATGCGGAGCTGGGCCTGTCCAACGGCGCGCGGGCCGGACTGGTGAATTTCTGCGCCGGGCTGTCGCGGCAGACCGTGGCCCGGGGCGTCACCATCAACAACGTCCTGCCCGGCATCGTGGCGACGGAGGCGCAGGAGGCCCATGTGCGCGGCCTCGTCGCCATGACCGGCCGCCCCTACGAGGCGATCTGGGCCGAGCGCGCCGCCGCCAACCCGGCGAAGCGCTACGGCACGGCAGAGGAGATCGCGGCCGCCGTGGCCTTCCTCTGCTCCGCCCAGGCGGGCTTCATCACCGGGCAGAGCCTGCTCGCCGATGGCGGCCAGTTCCCAGGCTGCTTCTGA
- a CDS encoding acetyl-CoA C-acetyltransferase produces MDDIVIASAMRTPVGAFNGAFASLPAHALGAIAIKAALERAGIRPEEVDEVILGQVLTAGAGQNPPRQAAVHAGIPVERTAFGINQVCGSGLRSVALAAQQIATGDAGIVIAGGQESMTQSPHCANLRAGQKMGDLSLVDTMIRDGLWEAFNGYHMGNTAENVAQKFQITREQQDELAYNSQRKAGEAQKAGRFTDEITPVTIKGRKGDTVVEKDEYPKPETTMEILAKLRPAFSKDGTVTAGNASGINDGAAAIVVMKGSEVAKRGLTPLARIASWATAGVDPTIMGTGPIPSSRRALEKAGWNIQDLDLIEANEAFAAQACAVNKDMGWDPDKVNVNGGAIAIGHPIGASGARVLTTLLHEMKRRGAKKGLATLCIGGGMGVAMCVEAP; encoded by the coding sequence ATGGACGATATCGTCATCGCCTCCGCCATGCGCACGCCCGTCGGGGCGTTCAACGGCGCCTTCGCCAGCCTCCCGGCCCATGCGCTGGGCGCCATCGCCATCAAGGCGGCGCTGGAGCGGGCCGGCATCCGCCCGGAGGAAGTGGACGAGGTGATCCTGGGCCAGGTGCTCACCGCCGGCGCCGGGCAGAACCCCCCGCGCCAGGCGGCGGTGCATGCCGGCATCCCGGTGGAGCGCACCGCCTTCGGAATCAATCAGGTCTGCGGCTCGGGCCTGCGCAGCGTGGCGCTGGCGGCGCAGCAGATCGCCACGGGCGATGCCGGCATCGTCATCGCCGGCGGCCAGGAGAGCATGACCCAGTCGCCGCACTGCGCGAACCTCCGCGCCGGCCAGAAGATGGGCGACCTGTCGCTGGTGGACACGATGATCCGCGACGGGCTCTGGGAGGCCTTCAACGGCTATCACATGGGCAACACGGCGGAGAACGTGGCCCAGAAGTTCCAGATCACGCGCGAGCAGCAGGACGAGCTCGCCTACAACAGCCAGCGCAAGGCGGGCGAGGCGCAGAAGGCCGGCCGCTTCACCGACGAGATCACGCCCGTCACCATCAAGGGCCGCAAGGGCGACACGGTGGTGGAGAAGGACGAGTATCCCAAGCCCGAGACGACGATGGAGATCCTGGCCAAGCTGCGCCCGGCCTTCTCCAAGGACGGCACGGTCACGGCGGGCAATGCCTCCGGCATCAACGACGGCGCGGCCGCCATCGTGGTGATGAAGGGCTCCGAGGTGGCGAAGCGCGGGCTGACGCCGCTGGCCCGCATCGCCTCCTGGGCCACGGCGGGGGTGGACCCGACCATCATGGGCACCGGGCCGATCCCGTCCTCCCGCCGCGCGCTGGAGAAGGCGGGCTGGAACATCCAGGACCTCGACCTGATCGAGGCGAACGAGGCCTTCGCCGCCCAGGCCTGCGCCGTGAACAAGGATATGGGCTGGGACCCGGACAAGGTGAACGTCAATGGCGGCGCCATCGCCATCGGCCATCCGATCGGCGCCTCGGGCGCCCGCGTGCTGACCACCCTGCTGCACGAGATGAAGCGGCGCGGGGCGAAGAAGGGCCTCGCCACCCTCTGCATCGGCGGCGGCATGGGTGTCGCCATGTGCGTCGAGGCCCCCTGA
- a CDS encoding class I SAM-dependent methyltransferase, which translates to MSAEVHGLDQFYASPTGIVAKRLLRARLRAVWPELAGSDVLGVGYAGPYLRLWRRRAARLISVMPVQGQPPGRLSRWPADGPCALALAEEESLPFPDLSFDNVLMVHGLEHADHTRRMLREVWRVLRDEGRLLIVVPNRRSIWAHLDHTPLGHGQPYTPAQLARLLERGMFHVERRDGALFVPPFRSRLLLRTARLWESAGHALSPKLSGVTIMEARKEVFGALPLRSQPSGRRVAVPAWVGRGLAPAARDQGHALPADEVLAREGDLGTETPR; encoded by the coding sequence ATGAGCGCCGAGGTCCATGGACTCGACCAATTCTACGCATCGCCCACGGGGATCGTTGCCAAGCGATTGCTGCGGGCCAGGCTGCGGGCCGTCTGGCCCGAACTCGCGGGGAGCGACGTGCTGGGTGTCGGCTATGCCGGCCCCTATCTGCGGCTCTGGCGCCGCCGTGCCGCGCGGCTGATCTCGGTCATGCCCGTGCAGGGGCAGCCACCGGGACGGCTGTCCCGCTGGCCGGCGGATGGTCCCTGTGCCCTGGCTTTGGCCGAGGAAGAGAGCCTGCCCTTCCCGGATCTCAGCTTCGACAACGTGCTGATGGTCCATGGGCTGGAACATGCCGACCATACGCGGCGCATGTTGCGGGAGGTCTGGCGCGTGCTGCGGGATGAGGGGCGGCTTCTGATCGTGGTGCCGAACCGGCGCAGCATCTGGGCGCATCTGGACCATACGCCGCTGGGCCATGGGCAACCCTATACCCCCGCCCAACTCGCGCGGCTGCTGGAACGCGGCATGTTCCACGTGGAACGTCGTGACGGTGCGTTGTTCGTGCCTCCCTTCCGCTCCCGGCTGCTGCTGCGGACCGCGCGGCTCTGGGAGAGTGCCGGCCACGCCCTTTCGCCGAAGCTTTCGGGCGTGACGATCATGGAGGCCCGCAAGGAGGTCTTCGGGGCGCTGCCGCTGAGGAGCCAGCCGAGCGGACGGCGGGTAGCGGTGCCGGCCTGGGTCGGCCGCGGATTGGCGCCCGCGGCGCGGGATCAGGGCCATGCCCTGCCAGCGGATGAGGTTCTGGCGCGCGAGGGAGATCTGGGGACCGAGACGCCTCGCTGA
- the gloB gene encoding hydroxyacylglutathione hydrolase codes for MALTVRAIPCLSDNYAWAVTDTATGTVAICDPGEARPVLADLPDGRCDFILLTHHHQDHIGGVAELVAATGAKVVGAKADAYRLPPLDHALSPGDGMAIGSARAVVIDTPGHTRGHIAFHLQAPRSQDKERSRSPDILLCGDTLFSLGCGRLLEGTAEEMFASLQRLRTLPPDSLVCCGHEYTLSNARFALTVEPDNKALQARAQQAREQRGRGEATVPTRLEEEMATNPFLRAPDVAALAKMRKAKDEFR; via the coding sequence ATGGCACTGACGGTTCGGGCGATTCCCTGCCTGTCGGACAATTATGCTTGGGCGGTGACCGATACGGCGACCGGCACCGTCGCCATCTGCGACCCCGGCGAGGCGCGGCCCGTGCTGGCCGACCTGCCCGACGGGCGGTGCGACTTCATCCTCCTCACCCACCACCACCAGGACCATATCGGTGGCGTGGCGGAGCTCGTCGCCGCCACCGGCGCCAAGGTGGTCGGCGCCAAGGCCGATGCCTATCGCTTGCCACCGCTCGACCATGCCCTCTCCCCCGGGGACGGGATGGCGATCGGATCGGCGCGGGCCGTGGTGATCGACACGCCCGGCCACACGCGGGGGCATATCGCCTTCCACCTCCAGGCCCCCCGCTCCCAGGACAAGGAGCGGAGCCGCAGCCCGGATATCCTTCTCTGCGGCGACACCCTCTTCTCGCTCGGCTGCGGGCGGCTGCTGGAAGGCACGGCGGAGGAGATGTTCGCCTCGCTGCAAAGGCTCCGCACCCTGCCGCCGGACAGCCTGGTCTGCTGCGGGCACGAGTACACGCTCTCCAACGCCCGCTTCGCCCTCACCGTGGAGCCCGACAACAAGGCGCTCCAGGCCCGGGCACAGCAGGCGCGCGAGCAGCGCGGACGGGGCGAGGCGACCGTGCCCACCCGGCTGGAGGAAGAGATGGCGACCAACCCCTTCCTGCGCGCGCCCGACGTGGCGGCACTGGCGAAGATGCGAAAGGCCAAGGACGAGTTCCGGTGA
- a CDS encoding cupin domain-containing protein, with amino-acid sequence MNIDLRDTRLSADAVAEALELKPHPEGGRYRETWRDEPGDGTRGAGTSILFLLSAKERSHWHRVDAAEGWHWHAGAPLQLSLCWEGSDPLEVVLGPHLSAGQRLSAVVPRRWWQAAAPLPPAAGQGWSLVTCTVCPAFTFAGFELAPTGWTPHRS; translated from the coding sequence ATGAACATCGACCTGCGCGACACGCGGCTTTCCGCCGACGCGGTGGCGGAGGCACTGGAGCTGAAGCCGCATCCCGAAGGCGGCCGCTACCGCGAAACCTGGCGCGACGAGCCCGGCGACGGCACGCGCGGGGCCGGGACCTCGATCCTCTTCCTGCTTTCGGCGAAGGAACGGAGCCACTGGCACAGGGTGGACGCGGCCGAGGGCTGGCACTGGCATGCCGGGGCACCGCTCCAGCTCAGCCTTTGCTGGGAGGGATCGGACCCCCTGGAGGTCGTGCTCGGCCCCCATCTTTCCGCCGGGCAGCGCCTGTCCGCCGTGGTGCCCCGGCGCTGGTGGCAGGCGGCCGCCCCCCTGCCCCCAGCGGCCGGCCAGGGATGGAGCCTCGTGACCTGCACCGTCTGCCCCGCCTTTACCTTCGCGGGCTTCGAACTGGCCCCCACCGGCTGGACGCCGCACCGGTCATGA
- a CDS encoding class I SAM-dependent methyltransferase translates to MSDAPAWDARYDAEGFTFGEQPNRYLESMLPRLRPGQRALALGDGEGRNGVWLARQGLDVTSLDWSARGLAKARAFASRHGVALETVAADLTRWDWPQGRFDLVAWIFVHLPPDDRVLVAQRAMAALAPGGLLVLEGFSPAQEGRRSGGPRDPALLWTADEARHLFAGLRLLECLGGTVLLDEGPRHQGEAEIIRGLWQRVG, encoded by the coding sequence ATGAGCGACGCCCCCGCCTGGGACGCGCGCTATGACGCGGAGGGCTTCACCTTCGGCGAGCAGCCGAACCGCTACCTGGAAAGCATGCTGCCGCGCCTGCGCCCTGGACAGCGCGCCCTGGCCCTGGGCGATGGCGAAGGCCGCAACGGCGTCTGGCTTGCCCGCCAGGGCCTGGACGTCACCAGCCTGGACTGGTCGGCCAGGGGTCTCGCCAAGGCGCGGGCATTCGCCAGCCGGCACGGCGTCGCACTGGAAACGGTAGCCGCCGACCTGACGCGCTGGGACTGGCCCCAGGGACGCTTCGATCTCGTGGCCTGGATCTTCGTCCATCTGCCGCCCGATGACCGCGTCCTGGTGGCGCAACGGGCCATGGCCGCCCTGGCCCCTGGTGGCCTGCTGGTGTTGGAAGGCTTCTCGCCCGCCCAGGAAGGCCGCCGCTCCGGCGGGCCGCGCGACCCGGCCCTGCTCTGGACGGCCGATGAGGCCCGGCACCTCTTCGCCGGCCTGCGCCTGCTCGAATGCCTCGGCGGCACCGTCCTGCTCGACGAAGGCCCACGCCATCAGGGCGAGGCCGAGATCATCCGTGGGCTGTGGCAGCGAGTGGGGTGA
- a CDS encoding phage holin family protein → MGFLLRTVITAIAFWVASQVVSGIHLPGLVGTLIAAVVFGLINAVIRPVVALLSLPLTILTLGLFSLVINAAMFGLTSLLSPLSIEGFWSAFWGAIIVALVSWFASSLVRDRI, encoded by the coding sequence ATGGGTTTCCTGCTCCGGACCGTCATCACCGCCATCGCCTTCTGGGTCGCCTCGCAGGTGGTGTCGGGCATCCACCTGCCGGGCCTGGTGGGCACGCTCATCGCCGCGGTGGTCTTCGGCCTGATCAATGCCGTGATCCGGCCGGTGGTCGCGTTGCTGTCCCTGCCGCTGACCATCCTCACGCTCGGCCTGTTCTCGCTGGTGATCAACGCGGCGATGTTCGGCCTGACCAGCCTCCTCTCGCCGCTCAGCATCGAGGGCTTCTGGTCGGCCTTCTGGGGCGCCATCATCGTGGCACTCGTGTCCTGGTTCGCCAGCAGCCTCGTCCGCGATCGGATCTGA
- a CDS encoding YciI family protein, whose protein sequence is MPFMVLAYDGKDAEAPVRRQGARPAHFARVAPEAESGRLLIGGPLTDADGRMIGSMMVLDLPDEAAVHAWLADDPYVRQEVWKDISILPFQVAPLKYRPLSTG, encoded by the coding sequence ATGCCCTTCATGGTGCTCGCCTATGACGGCAAGGACGCGGAGGCCCCCGTCCGGCGGCAGGGTGCGCGTCCGGCCCATTTCGCCCGCGTGGCGCCGGAGGCCGAATCCGGCCGCCTGTTGATCGGCGGCCCGCTGACCGATGCGGATGGCCGGATGATCGGCTCCATGATGGTGCTGGACCTGCCGGACGAGGCGGCCGTGCATGCCTGGCTGGCGGACGATCCTTATGTGCGGCAGGAGGTCTGGAAGGACATCAGCATCCTGCCCTTCCAGGTCGCGCCCCTGAAGTACCGGCCCCTGTCCACCGGCTGA
- the phbB gene encoding acetoacetyl-CoA reductase gives MARVALVTGGQRGIGATISERLKDQGRTVVASYAGNEEAARAFTERTGIPCIRFDVGDFEQCKAAVAEIKEKYGPIEILVNNAGITRDGTMKRMDRKMWDDVIDTNLGSCFNLCKLVWEDMSAKKFGRIVNIGSINGQAGQYGQVNYAAAKSGIHGFTKALAQEGARFNITVNAIAPGYVDTEMVRAVPPDVLEKIIARIPVGRLGRADDIARGVCFLTADDAEFITGSTMSINGGQHMY, from the coding sequence ATGGCACGCGTCGCACTTGTCACCGGTGGTCAGCGCGGCATCGGGGCAACCATCAGCGAAAGACTGAAGGACCAGGGCCGCACGGTTGTGGCCTCCTATGCCGGGAACGAGGAGGCCGCCCGGGCTTTCACGGAGCGCACCGGCATTCCGTGCATCCGCTTCGATGTCGGCGATTTCGAGCAGTGCAAGGCCGCCGTCGCCGAGATCAAGGAGAAGTACGGCCCGATCGAGATCCTCGTGAACAATGCCGGCATCACGCGGGACGGCACCATGAAGCGCATGGACCGCAAGATGTGGGACGACGTGATCGACACGAATCTCGGCTCCTGCTTCAACCTCTGCAAGTTGGTCTGGGAGGACATGTCGGCCAAGAAGTTCGGCCGCATCGTCAATATCGGCTCGATCAACGGCCAGGCCGGCCAGTACGGGCAGGTGAACTATGCCGCCGCCAAGTCGGGCATCCACGGCTTCACCAAGGCGCTGGCGCAGGAAGGGGCGCGGTTCAACATCACGGTGAACGCGATCGCCCCGGGCTATGTGGACACGGAGATGGTGCGCGCGGTGCCGCCCGACGTGCTGGAGAAGATCATCGCGCGCATCCCCGTCGGCCGTCTGGGCCGGGCGGACGACATCGCGCGCGGCGTCTGCTTCCTGACCGCCGACGATGCCGAGTTCATCACGGGCTCGACCATGTCCATCAACGGCGGCCAGCACATGTACTGA
- the metW gene encoding methionine biosynthesis protein MetW, whose product MRLDLRLIAEMIPEGARVLDIGCGDGALLDHLTREKRADARGIEIDMAEVARAVGQGLAVIHGDADNDLAFYPDRAFDYVVLSRTFQAVEKPREVLAQMLRIGSRAVVSFPNFGHWLLRWKLLVNGRMPDTETWNRPWYETPNIHPCTMLDFITLCGMEGYIVEQWLAVDEHGLRAPWRRSLRLANLFGEQALFVLRRADTPAR is encoded by the coding sequence ATGCGCCTCGACCTGCGCCTGATCGCGGAGATGATCCCGGAGGGCGCCCGGGTTCTCGACATCGGTTGCGGTGACGGCGCGCTGCTCGACCACCTGACGCGCGAGAAGCGGGCCGATGCGCGCGGCATCGAGATCGACATGGCCGAGGTGGCGCGCGCGGTGGGGCAGGGCCTCGCCGTGATCCATGGCGATGCCGACAACGACCTCGCCTTCTATCCCGACCGGGCCTTCGACTATGTGGTGCTGTCCCGCACCTTCCAGGCGGTGGAGAAGCCGCGCGAGGTGCTGGCGCAGATGCTGCGCATCGGCAGCCGCGCCGTGGTCTCCTTCCCCAATTTCGGGCACTGGCTGCTGCGCTGGAAGCTGCTGGTCAATGGCCGGATGCCGGATACCGAGACCTGGAACCGGCCCTGGTACGAGACGCCGAACATCCATCCCTGTACCATGCTGGACTTCATCACCCTCTGCGGGATGGAGGGCTATATCGTGGAGCAATGGCTGGCGGTGGACGAGCACGGGCTCCGCGCACCGTGGCGGCGCAGCCTGCGCCTGGCGAACCTGTTCGGGGAGCAGGCGCTCTTCGTGCTGCGCCGGGCGGACACGCCGGCACGGTAG
- a CDS encoding Maf family protein encodes MIQSENPAIVLASASASRTALLRAAGLRFEAVAAAVDEESIKLSCQAEGIPPGEAAMMLAEAKARRVADRLARQGAPDVLVIGGDQLLTCHTEEGERWFDKPRDLGEVRSHLETLRNREHRLHTAVLCWRNGVRIWQHLAVSRLTMRDFSDTFLDAYLAEEGTQAMASVGAYRLEGPGIQLFRKVEGEHSAILGLPLLPLLDFLRQHGVLGR; translated from the coding sequence TTGATCCAGTCCGAGAACCCCGCGATCGTCCTGGCCAGCGCCTCGGCCTCCCGCACCGCCCTGCTGCGGGCGGCCGGGCTGCGCTTCGAGGCGGTGGCCGCCGCCGTGGACGAGGAAAGCATCAAGCTGAGCTGCCAGGCCGAGGGCATCCCGCCCGGCGAAGCGGCGATGATGCTGGCCGAGGCCAAGGCCCGCCGCGTCGCCGACAGGCTGGCGCGGCAGGGCGCGCCGGACGTCCTGGTGATCGGCGGCGACCAGCTCCTCACCTGCCACACAGAGGAAGGGGAGCGCTGGTTCGACAAGCCGCGCGACCTGGGCGAGGTCCGCAGCCATCTGGAAACGCTGCGGAACCGCGAGCACCGGCTGCACACGGCGGTACTGTGCTGGCGCAACGGCGTGCGGATCTGGCAGCATCTCGCCGTATCGCGCCTGACCATGCGGGACTTCTCGGACACCTTCCTCGACGCCTATCTGGCGGAGGAAGGGACGCAGGCCATGGCCTCGGTCGGCGCCTACCGCCTGGAAGGGCCGGGCATCCAGCTCTTCCGCAAGGTGGAGGGCGAGCACAGCGCCATCCTCGGCCTGCCCCTGCTCCCGCTGCTCGATTTCCTGCGCCAGCACGGCGTCCTCGGGCGCTGA